A region from the uncultured Draconibacterium sp. genome encodes:
- a CDS encoding carbohydrate porin: MKSYLILLILAFITLPFYTIAQLNYIEQGDKTGFSFDTYGRVGVDWNYDNGGSIGRRLNLNNMGSIGGRLEEQDYLELVPTFHFKPFNDNDPTKIKVQTRFAVYSNSLSLFGNSSTSSLGGLTIAMPEIYAEASNINGKDLSIWIGARLYRKGEVHIADHFFFDDHSGQGFGVAFKNTRFASIFVSSTDTTADVPPYFYLNIGDGVTNIALRQRNVLVVEHDFQLNNQNTLTGLFEFHRMGGAESNPIPTPFEEHEPGIILNYPSDHGFVYGLKLQSELPSPGNRAYNTLAIRYGSRIANGGDGGHSKTWVTYGAPDLDKLNFSGAYSLSIVDEIKFDLSEKNNFNGYFIFTQSKGAADTKGMAKTYWAREVYNYKQDLTFGFRDVHYISDKFHLLSEFHYSQRTDGEDPKYSYQKFSLAPTFAPTGEKSTSVRPHFRFIFSLSHYNNAAVENLYSPYLQFVGKQKWGHYLGVKAEWWL; encoded by the coding sequence ATGAAATCATACCTAATTCTTCTGATTTTAGCATTTATTACACTTCCTTTTTACACAATAGCCCAGCTGAACTATATAGAACAAGGAGATAAAACCGGTTTTAGTTTCGACACTTACGGACGAGTAGGTGTGGATTGGAATTACGATAACGGGGGTTCAATAGGTAGAAGGTTAAATTTAAATAATATGGGTAGTATTGGTGGCCGTTTAGAGGAACAGGACTACCTTGAGTTGGTGCCAACCTTTCATTTTAAACCATTTAACGACAACGACCCCACAAAAATTAAAGTTCAAACACGGTTTGCCGTTTATTCAAATAGTTTATCCCTGTTTGGCAATTCGTCAACCAGTAGCTTAGGAGGCCTTACCATTGCCATGCCAGAAATTTATGCCGAAGCCAGCAATATAAATGGCAAAGATCTGAGTATTTGGATTGGAGCCCGCCTTTACCGAAAAGGAGAAGTGCATATTGCCGACCATTTTTTCTTTGATGACCATTCAGGACAGGGATTTGGCGTAGCGTTTAAAAACACACGTTTTGCGTCCATATTTGTATCTTCAACAGATACCACAGCCGATGTTCCGCCCTATTTTTATTTAAATATTGGCGATGGTGTAACAAATATCGCTCTTCGTCAGCGCAATGTTCTCGTTGTGGAACACGATTTTCAGCTAAATAACCAGAACACACTTACCGGCTTATTTGAATTTCATCGAATGGGTGGCGCAGAAAGCAATCCTATTCCTACACCATTCGAAGAACATGAACCAGGTATTATTCTAAATTACCCGTCAGATCATGGATTTGTTTACGGGCTTAAGCTTCAATCCGAACTACCATCTCCTGGCAACAGGGCGTATAACACATTGGCGATTCGTTACGGTTCCCGCATTGCTAATGGTGGCGATGGGGGGCACTCAAAAACCTGGGTAACGTACGGCGCTCCCGACCTCGATAAACTTAATTTTTCAGGTGCCTATTCATTGTCGATTGTAGATGAAATAAAGTTCGACCTGTCTGAAAAAAATAATTTTAACGGCTACTTTATTTTTACACAGAGTAAAGGAGCTGCAGATACAAAAGGGATGGCAAAAACTTACTGGGCCCGCGAGGTATACAATTACAAACAAGACCTCACCTTTGGATTCAGAGATGTGCATTACATTTCCGACAAATTCCATTTACTTAGCGAATTCCATTATTCGCAGCGAACAGATGGCGAAGATCCTAAATATAGTTATCAGAAATTCAGTCTGGCACCAACATTTGCTCCAACCGGCGAAAAAAGTACCAGCGTAAGGCCACATTTCCGGTTCATATTTTCCTTATCACACTACAACAATGCTGCTGTAGAAAACCTCTATTCACCGTATTTACAGTTTGTGGGCAAGCAAAAATGGGGACATTATTTAGGCGTAAAAGCCGAATGGTGGTTGTAG
- the rluF gene encoding 23S rRNA pseudouridine(2604) synthase RluF has translation MGTLFRRKSRMVVVDFLPLPPVESKRLNKAISETGFCSRREADRFIEAGQVRVNGAVAGLGVKVTPDDKIEVNGEMISKEVPKIYLAFHKPVGITCTTDTSKKDNIIDYINFPERIFPIGRLDKPSEGLIFMTNDGDIVNKILRAGNNHEKEYIVNVNRKITQAFIRQMSNGVPILDTVTKKCRVERINDFTFRIILTQGLNRQIRRMCKHLGYEVTRLKRMRIMNISLGKLKPGQYRHFSPKELQEINQLLANSIKTEEASEN, from the coding sequence ATGGGGACATTATTTAGGCGTAAAAGCCGAATGGTGGTTGTAGATTTTCTACCTTTGCCACCAGTGGAAAGCAAACGATTAAATAAAGCAATTTCAGAAACCGGCTTTTGCTCGCGGCGCGAGGCCGACCGTTTTATTGAAGCCGGACAAGTGAGGGTGAATGGAGCCGTAGCAGGTTTGGGAGTAAAAGTTACCCCCGACGATAAAATTGAAGTAAACGGAGAAATGATTAGTAAAGAGGTGCCCAAAATTTATCTCGCTTTCCATAAACCCGTGGGAATAACCTGCACAACTGACACCAGCAAAAAAGACAACATTATTGATTACATTAATTTTCCTGAACGGATATTTCCAATTGGGCGTCTGGACAAACCAAGCGAAGGCCTTATTTTTATGACCAACGATGGCGATATTGTAAACAAAATACTGCGCGCCGGCAATAATCATGAAAAAGAATACATCGTAAATGTAAATCGAAAAATAACACAAGCTTTTATCCGGCAAATGAGCAACGGCGTTCCCATTCTCGACACGGTAACAAAAAAATGCAGGGTCGAACGAATCAACGATTTTACCTTCCGCATAATACTTACACAGGGGCTGAACCGGCAAATACGGCGAATGTGTAAACACCTGGGCTACGAAGTTACGCGATTGAAGCGCATGCGTATAATGAATATCAGCCTTGGTAAATTAAAACCAGGCCAATACCGCCACTTTTCTCCAAAAGAGTTACAAGAAATTAACCAATTGCTAGCCAATTCAATTAAAACAGAGGAAGCATCTGAAAATTAA
- a CDS encoding metallophosphoesterase, which translates to MRASAMLLIPMLFFMLLVDAYTFHGIKPLLIKLKIKFFKQLLSILFWGITVFIFAGFCLFMFGIKHVKQADAYIYAGYLVVSFALFYLPKFVFIVFVLMKDIHLLFRKFIDWTKRTRRKNSTPANKGRKMERAEFLYQMGLVLAAIPFASILYGVTKGKFNYRVMRESLYFENLPKPFRGLKIVQVSDMHLGSFNKKFDQVAKAVELINEQEPDIILFTGDLVNNFAEETEGWAPVLSKLKATIGKYSVLGNHDYGDYSEWESPAAKEKNLAAIKQFHKKIGFRLLLNETETISINDEEIALIGVENWGKPPFPQHGDLQKAAEKAIGQPVKILMSHDPSHWDEEVLKYTDIDLTFAGHTHGMQFGIERAGIKWSPVQYKYPRWGGLYREGKQFLYVNRGFGYIGFPGRIGMPPEITVVELV; encoded by the coding sequence ATGAGAGCAAGTGCGATGTTATTAATTCCGATGTTATTTTTTATGCTCCTGGTTGACGCATACACCTTTCATGGCATAAAACCTTTGCTCATCAAACTCAAAATAAAATTTTTTAAACAATTATTAAGTATTCTGTTCTGGGGTATTACCGTTTTCATTTTTGCAGGATTTTGCCTGTTTATGTTCGGTATAAAACACGTTAAACAAGCCGATGCCTATATTTACGCCGGATACCTGGTGGTGAGTTTTGCCTTGTTTTACCTCCCCAAGTTTGTATTCATTGTTTTTGTTTTGATGAAAGATATCCACTTGCTTTTTCGAAAATTTATTGATTGGACAAAAAGAACACGAAGAAAAAATAGTACACCAGCTAATAAGGGGAGGAAAATGGAGCGAGCAGAATTTTTATATCAAATGGGACTGGTTTTGGCAGCTATCCCATTTGCGTCAATCCTTTACGGAGTTACAAAAGGGAAATTTAACTACCGCGTAATGCGCGAAAGTTTGTATTTTGAGAACTTGCCAAAACCATTCAGAGGATTAAAAATTGTACAGGTATCAGATATGCACCTTGGCAGCTTTAACAAAAAGTTCGACCAGGTGGCAAAAGCTGTTGAATTGATTAACGAACAAGAGCCGGACATTATACTTTTTACTGGTGACCTGGTAAATAATTTTGCCGAAGAAACCGAAGGCTGGGCACCGGTACTTTCTAAACTGAAAGCCACCATTGGCAAATATTCCGTTTTGGGTAATCACGACTATGGCGATTACTCGGAATGGGAATCACCTGCTGCCAAAGAAAAGAACCTGGCTGCAATAAAACAGTTTCACAAAAAAATTGGATTTCGCTTACTGCTTAACGAAACTGAAACCATTAGCATTAACGATGAAGAAATTGCATTGATTGGTGTGGAAAATTGGGGTAAACCTCCCTTCCCTCAGCATGGCGATTTACAAAAAGCGGCAGAAAAAGCAATTGGCCAGCCCGTAAAAATTCTGATGAGCCACGATCCTTCGCACTGGGACGAAGAGGTATTAAAATATACCGATATTGATTTAACTTTTGCCGGACACACACATGGCATGCAGTTTGGAATTGAACGTGCCGGAATAAAATGGAGCCCCGTGCAATACAAATACCCACGATGGGGCGGATTATACCGCGAGGGCAAACAATTTCTATATGTAAACCGTGGTTTTGGTTACATTGGGTTTCCCGGGAGAATTGGTATGCCTCCCGAGATAACCGTAGTTGAGTTGGTATAA
- a CDS encoding TonB-dependent receptor — MTHFLKILLTAVFIVFLSGVFAQTGSISGFVKDYDSGDRVPFASVTVISENSGEPLGGAVSNDKGRFKIDDLKNGNYKVVVSFIGYQTDTINAVLVEANKLHVHLGEIVISAVSMELEGVEVRGNAKATSRKIDRQTYRAGDFETASGGTAVDVLNKLPSVSVDPDGTVSLRGTSDFMVYLNGKPTQMEASVLLNQIAASNIENIDVITVPTARYDAQGKGGIINIETKKSGADGFSISSNGLLGGSPWGNKTDKYSGYKMKDDRYGAGLHMAYRKDDFALFGGVNYNYKNVNGLRVGDARLLQSNGSYYHMVADGERPEWYENYSANWGIDYKLSANSTVSASYYYGNRTEGRSAFYVYNNFYGDVEKNPIQGIDAENHWIYNPNTDDRFGKFHTANIDLIQKFDNKSQVKLSLLYEHSNLSRHLDNLDYDFDKPNDEPGQLLKHYQQTDATPLDGFRTSVEWEKELENEGKLGIGFQPQFVKQEGGYNYDTLNVNTGAWGTNNKFNNDVELSRAIYAGYIDYSGTFGKLNLVAGLRLEYTDQLLEIGNPDYVDIFERPQQTEYKVQQLDWFPTLHLQYGFNERHVLTFAASRRINRPPTKNMVPFLYRRHYEVYLVGDPELEPEYLTNFELSLHKKVGEQSFTLTGFYRGTDNAIFRVNTVYEEENVLIRSYTNSGNVQSLGAELNANLSAGQFAKFFIGGSLYNFNAQGEVFGYKEDNSSTNWSIKGNMNLFFTKEIKFTLDFDARSSTVTTQGENYNFWMSNTALNYTPEKLAGWDFSVKVLDIFGSNQTGLNTRAYNAQQQQIFYQEVEYDRYGPIVELGVTYSLNLNGKSKKNAGSIFGKEQF; from the coding sequence ATGACCCATTTTCTTAAAATACTTTTAACCGCAGTTTTTATAGTGTTTTTAAGCGGTGTATTTGCCCAAACAGGAAGCATTTCAGGCTTTGTTAAAGATTACGATTCGGGCGACAGGGTTCCTTTTGCTTCTGTTACAGTAATTTCTGAAAACTCTGGTGAGCCCCTTGGCGGAGCTGTTTCGAACGATAAAGGACGTTTTAAGATTGATGATCTTAAAAATGGTAATTATAAAGTGGTGGTGTCGTTTATTGGCTACCAAACCGATACCATAAATGCGGTTTTGGTGGAAGCGAACAAACTACATGTTCATTTGGGTGAAATTGTCATTTCTGCAGTATCAATGGAACTCGAGGGGGTTGAAGTTCGGGGAAATGCCAAGGCTACCTCACGAAAAATAGATAGACAAACCTACCGGGCCGGCGACTTTGAAACTGCCAGCGGGGGGACTGCTGTTGATGTGTTGAATAAACTACCATCGGTATCGGTTGATCCGGATGGGACGGTTTCTTTGCGCGGAACAAGTGATTTTATGGTTTATTTGAATGGAAAACCAACACAAATGGAGGCTTCGGTTTTGTTAAACCAAATTGCGGCAAGCAATATCGAAAATATTGATGTAATTACAGTGCCAACTGCACGTTACGATGCCCAGGGTAAAGGTGGAATTATAAATATTGAGACGAAAAAAAGTGGTGCCGACGGCTTCTCTATTTCGTCTAATGGCTTGCTTGGAGGCTCGCCCTGGGGAAATAAAACCGATAAATATAGTGGCTACAAAATGAAAGACGACCGCTATGGTGCCGGACTACATATGGCCTATCGGAAAGACGACTTTGCTTTATTTGGCGGGGTAAATTACAACTATAAAAATGTGAACGGACTGCGCGTTGGCGATGCGCGACTGTTACAAAGCAATGGATCGTATTATCACATGGTGGCTGATGGCGAACGCCCGGAATGGTATGAAAACTATTCGGCTAATTGGGGTATCGATTATAAGCTTTCAGCAAATAGTACGGTTTCAGCCTCGTATTATTACGGAAATCGCACTGAAGGGCGTTCGGCTTTTTATGTGTACAACAATTTTTATGGCGATGTGGAAAAAAATCCGATTCAGGGAATTGATGCTGAAAACCATTGGATTTACAATCCGAATACCGACGACCGTTTTGGGAAATTCCATACGGCAAACATCGACCTCATTCAAAAGTTCGACAATAAATCGCAGGTGAAACTGTCGTTGTTGTACGAACACTCGAATTTAAGCCGCCACCTGGATAACCTGGATTACGATTTTGACAAACCCAACGATGAGCCAGGCCAGTTGCTAAAACATTATCAGCAAACTGATGCCACTCCGCTGGATGGTTTTCGCACTTCGGTAGAGTGGGAAAAAGAGTTGGAAAACGAAGGTAAACTTGGAATTGGTTTTCAGCCCCAGTTTGTAAAACAGGAGGGTGGATACAATTACGATACCTTAAATGTAAACACCGGAGCCTGGGGTACCAACAATAAATTTAATAACGATGTGGAATTATCACGTGCTATTTATGCCGGCTACATCGATTATTCAGGAACTTTCGGAAAATTAAACCTGGTTGCCGGTTTACGTCTGGAATATACCGATCAGTTACTGGAGATTGGTAACCCGGATTATGTAGATATTTTTGAACGTCCACAGCAGACCGAATACAAAGTTCAGCAGCTCGATTGGTTTCCAACATTACACCTGCAATACGGTTTTAATGAAAGGCATGTACTCACCTTTGCTGCGAGTAGAAGGATTAACCGTCCGCCAACAAAAAATATGGTGCCTTTTCTCTACCGCCGTCATTACGAGGTTTACCTGGTTGGCGATCCGGAACTGGAGCCCGAATACCTGACTAATTTTGAGCTTTCGCTGCATAAAAAAGTGGGCGAACAAAGTTTTACTCTAACCGGTTTTTACCGTGGAACCGATAATGCAATTTTCCGTGTGAACACTGTTTACGAAGAAGAAAACGTACTGATACGCAGTTATACCAACTCGGGCAATGTGCAGTCATTGGGTGCTGAGCTAAACGCCAACCTGAGTGCCGGGCAATTTGCCAAATTTTTTATTGGTGGCTCTTTGTATAATTTTAATGCACAGGGCGAGGTGTTTGGTTACAAAGAAGATAATTCGAGCACCAACTGGAGCATAAAGGGAAATATGAATTTATTTTTTACGAAGGAGATAAAATTTACGCTTGATTTTGATGCCCGCTCGTCAACGGTTACAACACAAGGCGAGAATTACAACTTTTGGATGAGCAATACTGCTTTGAATTACACCCCGGAGAAGCTAGCCGGATGGGATTTCTCGGTAAAAGTTCTGGATATTTTTGGATCCAATCAAACCGGGTTAAATACGCGTGCCTACAATGCTCAGCAACAACAAATATTTTACCAGGAAGTAGAGTACGACCGCTATGGCCCCATTGTGGAGCTGGGGGTGACATACTCGCTCAACCTAAACGGCAAGTCGAAGAAAAATGCGGGTAGTATTTTTGGAAAAGAGCAGTTTTAA
- a CDS encoding serine hydrolase, whose protein sequence is MKWFISALLTLACMQLFSQEVDLEKLDNYFEKTAQEWGIPGMSVGIVKDGEIVFSKGYGLMEVGKSDRPDGNTLYAIASNTKAFTAFIIAQLVEEGKLEWNDPVQKHLPYFELYDPFVSSQTTIKDLLCHRVGLGTFSGDIMWYKSDLTSEEIIKRIKHLEPAFKFRDGFGYSNLMYITAGEVIAKVTGKTWGVNVQERILTPLEMERTIYSLQQLEPQGNFATPHAFENNENHPISYVDWEEVAALGGLISSVNDMGRWMIFNMNHGIIGNDTLLTTDSRNMMWKMHNSYTVDHTKANDFNTHFRGYGLGWGLADYYGRLRVSHGGGYDGMISSVNMIPDEKLGVVVLTNGMNAPTAAVTYYALNAFLGEEEKDWSAEILEQSKKQMEQDTRISSREEKRVPNTAPSLPIEKYAGIYNSAIYGKIEVKLENNTLRIYFEHAPELAATMEHWHYDVWKINWDYTHAWFSFGTVKFNTTNNLEISGLDFDVPNNDIFFDELKPVREN, encoded by the coding sequence ATGAAGTGGTTTATATCGGCTTTACTAACATTGGCATGCATGCAACTTTTTTCACAAGAAGTTGACCTTGAGAAACTGGATAACTATTTTGAAAAAACAGCGCAGGAATGGGGAATTCCGGGAATGAGTGTTGGGATTGTAAAAGATGGGGAAATTGTTTTCAGTAAAGGATACGGATTGATGGAAGTTGGCAAATCTGACCGCCCTGACGGCAATACCCTGTATGCCATAGCCTCGAATACCAAAGCTTTTACAGCTTTTATAATTGCACAGCTGGTTGAAGAGGGCAAATTAGAATGGAACGATCCGGTGCAAAAACACCTGCCTTACTTCGAATTATACGATCCTTTTGTAAGTAGCCAAACCACCATTAAAGATTTGCTCTGTCACCGGGTGGGGCTCGGAACTTTTAGTGGCGATATCATGTGGTATAAATCGGATTTAACTTCGGAAGAGATTATAAAAAGAATAAAACATTTGGAACCTGCATTTAAATTCAGGGATGGATTTGGCTATTCAAACCTGATGTATATTACTGCTGGCGAAGTTATAGCAAAGGTTACCGGAAAAACATGGGGAGTTAACGTGCAGGAGCGTATTCTAACGCCCCTGGAAATGGAGCGCACCATTTATTCGCTGCAACAATTAGAGCCACAAGGAAACTTTGCAACGCCTCATGCATTTGAGAACAACGAAAACCACCCTATTTCGTATGTAGATTGGGAAGAAGTAGCAGCATTGGGCGGTTTAATATCGTCGGTTAACGACATGGGCAGGTGGATGATTTTCAACATGAATCACGGAATAATTGGCAACGACACCCTGCTTACGACTGATTCGCGAAACATGATGTGGAAAATGCACAACAGCTATACGGTCGACCACACCAAGGCCAACGATTTTAACACTCATTTCCGTGGTTATGGACTGGGCTGGGGACTGGCTGATTATTACGGCCGACTACGTGTAAGCCATGGTGGCGGATACGATGGAATGATTTCGAGTGTAAATATGATACCCGACGAGAAACTGGGCGTAGTAGTGCTTACCAATGGAATGAATGCCCCAACAGCAGCGGTAACTTATTATGCACTGAATGCATTTCTTGGAGAAGAAGAAAAAGATTGGTCGGCAGAAATACTCGAGCAAAGTAAAAAGCAAATGGAGCAGGACACCCGGATTTCATCGCGCGAAGAAAAAAGGGTACCGAACACCGCTCCATCACTTCCAATCGAGAAATACGCAGGTATATACAATTCTGCTATTTACGGCAAAATTGAGGTAAAACTGGAAAACAATACACTCAGAATTTATTTTGAACATGCACCAGAACTTGCTGCCACAATGGAACACTGGCACTACGATGTTTGGAAAATTAATTGGGATTATACCCATGCCTGGTTTAGCTTTGGTACGGTAAAATTCAATACCACCAACAATTTAGAAATATCAGGACTCGACTTTGACGTACCCAACAATGATATATTTTTTGATGAATTAAAACCAGTAAGAGAGAATTAA
- a CDS encoding DUF6787 family protein, giving the protein MIERLKHRWNINNNFQVLVILIVFAVTGTSTLYVKRVIFEFIGFSDFASLWLKIPLYIIVIFPVYQVLFLIVAFIFGQFKFAWNFEKKVFSRFIPKKK; this is encoded by the coding sequence ATGATTGAGCGACTAAAACATAGGTGGAATATCAACAACAACTTTCAGGTACTGGTAATACTGATTGTATTTGCAGTAACCGGAACCTCAACTCTTTACGTTAAGCGTGTTATTTTCGAGTTTATTGGCTTTTCCGATTTTGCCAGCCTATGGCTTAAAATACCTTTGTACATTATTGTAATTTTTCCGGTGTACCAGGTTTTATTTTTGATTGTTGCCTTTATTTTTGGCCAGTTTAAATTTGCGTGGAATTTTGAAAAGAAAGTTTTTTCACGCTTTATTCCGAAAAAGAAATGA
- the msrA gene encoding peptide-methionine (S)-S-oxide reductase MsrA — translation MKTILVIISILIIPNLLMSKNIQKATLGGGCFWCTEAIYLELKGVTDVKPGYSGGHVKNPKYKEVCEGTTGHAEVVQITFDADIISFSEILEVFFMTHDPTTLNRQGNDVGTQYRSVIFYHSEDQKEVAERVINLFEKEEVYSKPIVTEVTEFDKFYIAEDYHINYFARNKTQGYCQFVVAPKLEKFKKIFKDQLKK, via the coding sequence ATGAAAACAATACTTGTAATTATTTCCATATTAATAATACCCAATTTACTGATGAGCAAGAATATACAAAAAGCTACACTGGGCGGAGGATGTTTTTGGTGTACCGAAGCCATTTACCTGGAATTAAAAGGCGTTACAGACGTAAAACCAGGCTACAGCGGAGGCCATGTAAAAAACCCTAAATACAAAGAAGTTTGCGAAGGCACAACGGGTCATGCAGAAGTAGTGCAAATTACTTTTGATGCCGATATTATAAGCTTTTCAGAGATACTGGAAGTGTTTTTTATGACACACGACCCAACTACCCTGAACAGACAAGGAAACGATGTTGGCACACAATACCGCTCTGTTATCTTCTATCACAGCGAGGACCAAAAAGAGGTGGCTGAACGCGTTATCAACCTTTTTGAAAAAGAGGAGGTTTACAGCAAACCAATTGTTACCGAAGTTACCGAATTTGATAAGTTTTATATTGCCGAAGATTACCATATTAACTATTTTGCACGCAACAAAACACAAGGATACTGCCAGTTTGTGGTGGCTCCAAAGCTTGAAAAGTTTAAAAAAATATTTAAAGATCAACTAAAAAAATAA
- a CDS encoding YciI family protein produces MKAIIFTLVLFAFAISASAQNQREFSYTEGDTTYTMKRYVFMLLNKGETRSQDSIQAAKIQEQHLAHLNKLSEEGKLIVAGPFEEGGDHRGLLIFDVATVEEALQLEGADPAVKAGRLSMEAFYWWGAKGTVIK; encoded by the coding sequence ATGAAAGCCATTATTTTTACACTAGTTCTGTTTGCTTTTGCCATTTCTGCCTCGGCGCAGAATCAGCGTGAATTTTCGTATACCGAAGGGGATACCACCTACACCATGAAGCGCTATGTTTTTATGTTGCTGAACAAAGGCGAAACCCGCAGCCAGGATTCCATTCAGGCGGCCAAAATACAGGAACAGCACCTGGCACATTTAAATAAGCTATCGGAAGAAGGTAAATTAATAGTAGCCGGCCCCTTTGAAGAAGGTGGCGACCACCGTGGGCTGTTAATTTTTGATGTAGCTACTGTTGAAGAAGCGTTACAACTTGAGGGTGCCGATCCGGCTGTAAAAGCCGGGCGCTTAAGCATGGAAGCTTTTTATTGGTGGGGAGCAAAGGGGACGGTTATTAAATAG
- a CDS encoding DUF1080 domain-containing protein — translation MKIKILTLALIFSAGFAMAQEEDESMEMKPQMTEIWDPEVRIITPGESPMDAPSDAIVLFDGEDINREWTNKDGGAVEWEVADGCVTVKKGTGIIKTKRVFEDFQLHIEWRTPAEVVGKSQGRGNSGVFLQGRYEVQVLDNFENRTYRNGQAGSLYKQHAPLVNACKAPGEWQVYDIIYTAPRFNDDGTFFTPPTVTVLHNGVLVQNNSKLRGPTEYIGIPEYSVKKHGADVIQLQDHGNPVSYRNIWIREL, via the coding sequence ATGAAGATTAAAATTTTAACGCTTGCATTAATTTTTTCTGCAGGATTTGCGATGGCTCAGGAAGAGGATGAGTCGATGGAAATGAAACCACAGATGACTGAAATCTGGGATCCGGAGGTGCGGATAATTACTCCTGGCGAAAGCCCTATGGACGCACCGTCGGATGCGATTGTTTTATTTGACGGCGAAGATATTAACCGCGAGTGGACCAACAAAGATGGTGGTGCAGTAGAGTGGGAGGTTGCCGATGGATGTGTAACAGTTAAAAAAGGCACCGGTATTATCAAAACAAAACGTGTTTTCGAAGATTTTCAGCTGCATATCGAGTGGCGTACGCCGGCAGAAGTGGTTGGCAAAAGCCAGGGCCGTGGTAATAGTGGTGTATTTTTACAAGGCCGCTACGAGGTTCAGGTGCTTGATAATTTTGAAAACCGCACCTACCGTAACGGACAGGCCGGTAGTTTGTACAAACAGCATGCGCCCCTGGTAAATGCTTGTAAAGCACCGGGAGAGTGGCAGGTGTACGATATAATTTATACGGCTCCACGTTTTAACGACGATGGTACCTTTTTTACCCCGCCTACCGTAACCGTTTTGCATAATGGCGTTTTGGTACAGAACAATTCGAAGTTGCGCGGCCCTACGGAGTATATTGGCATTCCGGAGTATAGTGTTAAAAAACACGGTGCTGATGTTATTCAGTTGCAAGATCACGGAAATCCGGTGAGTTACCGTAATATTTGGATACGCGAATTATAA